Proteins found in one Pseudochaenichthys georgianus unplaced genomic scaffold, fPseGeo1.2 scaffold_151_arrow_ctg1, whole genome shotgun sequence genomic segment:
- the LOC117441144 gene encoding zinc finger protein 420-like, which translates to MVAGAGGCWLEALAQTKPKGRERRHSCQQCDKSFTTSGNLKSHLRIHTGEKPYSCEECGTTFTQSGALKTHQHIHTGEKPYSCEECGTTFTTSGALKRHQRIHTGEKPYSCEECGTTFSTSGALKSHQRIHTGEKPYSCEECGKTFTTSGALKSHQLIHTGEKPYSCEECGTTFSTSSALKRHQRIHTGEKPYWCEECGKTFTTSGALKRHHRIHTGEKPYRCEECGTTFTTSGGLQKHHRIHTGENPYWCEECGKTFTQSGALKSHLRVHSGENPYFTHRAIESEAEAEHRDSGEWSVAEKPKGRERRHSCQQCDKSFTASGNLKSHLRIHTGEKPYSCEECGTTFTRSDALKTHQRIHTGEKPYSCEECGTTFTTSGALKIHHRIHTGEKPYSCEECGTTFTKSSHLKRHQRIHTGEKPYWCEECGTTFTTSGALKRHHRIHTGEKPYWCEECGKTFTTSGDLKSHHRIHTGEKPYWCEECGKTFTTSGDLKSHHRIHTGEKPYSCEECGKTFTRSGDLKTHHRIHTGEKPYSCEECGKTFTRSDGLKSHLRVHSGKKP; encoded by the exons ATGGTTGCTGGAGCAGGAGGCTGCTGGTTGGAGGCCTTGGCTCA GACa aaaccgaaaggaagagagagacgtcacagctgtcagcaatgtgacaaATCCTTCACAACATCTGGAAATTTAAAGAGTCACCtgcgtattcacacaggagaaaaaccgtacagctgtgaagagtgtgggacaactttcactcaatcaggtgctctcaaaacacatcaacatattcacacgggagaaaaaccttacagctgtgaagagtgtgggacaactttcactacatcggGTGCTCTCAAaagacatcaacgtattcacacgggagaaaaaccttacagctgtgaagagtgtgggacaactttcagtacatcaggtgctctcaaatcacatcaacgtattcatacaggagaaaaaccttacagctgtgaagagtgtgggaaaacgttcactacatcgggtgctctcaaatcacatcaacttATTCACACAGgggaaaaaccttacagctgtgaagagtgtgggacaactttcagtacatcaagtgctctcaaaagacatcaacgtattcacactggagaaaaaccgtactggtgtgaagagtgtgggaaaacgttcactacatcaggtgctctcaaaagacatcaccgtattcacactggagaaaaaccgtacaggtgtgaagagtgtgggacaactttcactacatcaggtggTCTACAAaaacatcaccgtattcatactggagaaaacccgtactggtgtgaagagtgtgggaaaacgttcactcaatcaggtgctctcaaatcacatcttcGTGTTCACTCAGGAGAAAACCCATA TTTCACTCATAGA gcgATTGAGagtgaggcagaggcagaacacagggacagtggagagtggtccgttgctgag aaaccgaaaggaagagagagacgtcacagctgtcagcaatgtgacaaATCCTTTACGGCATCTGGAAATTTAAAGAGCCACCtgcgtattcacacaggagaaaaaccgtacagctgtgaagagtgtgggacaactttcactagatcagatgctctcaaaacacatcaacgtattcatactggagaaaaaccttacagctgtgaagagtgtgggacaactttcactacatcaggtgctctcaaaatacatcaccgtattcatactggagaaaaaccttacagctgtgaagagtgtgggacaactttcactaaaTCAAGTCATCTCAAaagacatcaacgtattcatactggagaaaaaccttactggtgtgaagagtgtgggacaactttcactacatcaggtgctctcaaaagacatcaccgtattcacactggagaaaaaccttactggtgtgaagagtgtgggaaaactttcactacatcaggtgatctcaaatcacatcaccgtattcacactggagaaaaaccttactggtgtgaagagtgtgggaaaactttcactacatcaggtgatctcaaatcacatcaccgtattcacactggagaaaaaccttacagctgtgaagagtgtgggaaaactttcactagATCTGgtgatctcaaaacacatcaccgtattcacactggagaaaaaccttacagctgtgaagagtgtgggaaaactttcactagATCAGATGGTCTCAAATCACATCTTCGTGTTCACTCAGGAAAAAAACCATAG